Below is a genomic region from Puniceicoccaceae bacterium.
CTTGCGTTGCTCACGCCCAGTGAGAGTTCGGGCTGAATGGAATTGGTCGCCAATGCGAGTGAACCCAGGCCAAAGCCGAGTGAGGTGTTTCCGTTATAGCGCAGCGAGCCTGTGCGGAGGGATTTCCCTTCGATGGTGATCGAGTGGGACTGTCCCGGACCAAAACCGTCGAAGGTCCAGACCAATTTCCCGTCACGTTCTTCCGGATACGGTTCCGCCGATGCAAAATCGAGGGAATCCGAAAGGGTTTCAGTGTGTACGATCTGGTCAACCGTGAAACTGCTCTGGTTGGTCAGACGCACGGTGTAGCGAATATCCTGACCAGGGCGAACCTCAGTAGGAACCTCACGCTCCACCAGAATGAACGCATCCTGAGGACGAGTCACATTCTGCGGGAACCCCTGCCAGGAGTAGGAGGTATCGTCGCGGTTTTCGTAGAACTGGTTTGTCTGCGCCGGGGAAACGGGTTTTTCAGTCTCGGTTTCCGGAGTGGCGGGGGGTGTGGTACAACCCGTGATGAGAGCAAGCAATCCAAGGATTGCTGTGAACGCCAGTGCGTTTTTCTTGTTTGAAAGTTTCATGCTAAAGTATCCTCCCATTCCTCGATTAGTTGTAGAAATTGGTAGATTCATTGAATGTCACCGGTTCGGTCAACTGATCGGATTCAACTACAGCGGTGAAACGCACGTCTCCAGCCTTGCGAGCCTTGATGACAACACGCCACTCGGCGACTGCATCCGGTTCGAGAGCCGGAAGTGAATCAAACACAATCTGATTGCCCTCAACCTTGGCCTGAGTCGGTCCGGTGGAGTTCACGTATTCCATGCCTTCTTCCAGCACGCATTTCAGGCGGATACCCGTGCCTGCAAGGCTACCCTGGTTTTCAACCTGAATGACATAGACTTCATTGTCACCCACTGGAACCGGGTCATTGATATCGGACAGGCGAGTCAGCAATGCAGCTACACCCTGAACATCGGTCACCATGACCCCTTCAACAGTATCCGCTGCATTGGCCTGAGCCACAGCACTGGTGCGAACGGTCATGATTTGTCGTGCTGCAACGCGGGAGGTGACAGTCTTCGTTTCACCCGGAAGCAAGCTGCCAACTCGCCAGACTACAGTATTGTCCTGCAGAACACCACCTTCATTGGCACTGACAAACTCAGTGCCCGCAGCGAGGTATTGCGACACGACCAAATCACGAGCACGACCATCGCCCCGGTTGGTCACTTCAACATTACTAACGATGGTATTTCCAACAAAACGCATGGACGGTGCTGAAGCCGTCAGCTCGAGATCGGGTTTGAGAACCGCAGTTTCCATGACTGCGTTTGCTGTGATTCCGTCACGAGCAGTTGCAAGCAGATCCACCGTGTATCGTCCTGTTGCAGTCGAGCGCAGGCTGACATCAAAGACCTTCAGGTCGCCCGGGAAGAGGTTACCAATCGCCAGGTCAAATTGATCTTTGCCCGCATTGGTCACCAGACCATTCGGAAGAATCTGTGACAAATATGCATCGTAAACCGGTGCACTTCCTCCATTGCGGAAGGTGAGCTTCACCGGAATGATGTCTCCAATAATACTGTCCTCTGGTGCCTCGACCGCCAGATTCAACTGAGGCTGAACCACACTGGTGATCGAAGTCAACGGCCCGATGTTGAAGTCAAGCGTCGTATCGTTCAAGTGATTCACCTGACCTGGTCCCGGTGTGGAACCGGTGATCGAAATAACTTCAACCTGACGTGGAGCCAGTGCTTCGAACTCAAAGCGCAGCAGATTGTCGCGAGCCTCCGGATTTGGCGAGGCAGATTCGAACTCAAAATTCGACGGAATGCGCTCGGTGAGAATCACCTTATCAATCTGGAAAGCGGAATTGTTCGTCACCATGATCTTGTAGCTGTAAGGCGTGCCCGGGCGAACTTCGCGCGGAACTTCCTTGCTGATCAGAATCATGGTCTGCTCCGGTGAGGAAGCGGTGAGGGGGAACCCCTGCCAGTCGTAATTGGTATTTTGCTGAACCGACTCGGGAGAATCGATCACCTGTGAGCTGCCAGACGCATTGCTGTCACCCACGAGTTGCCCTTGCATGGCAAACGGGGTCAACAACGCAAAACACAGGACCGATACCAAGCGAAGGCGGGTCAACGGTGTGGTTGTATTAGATTTCATATCTGCTCGAATTTGAGAGTAATTGTCGGATCTTTTTTGGGTTTAAACCGAAATTCGAAGTTTTATGGCAACTCTTTCTGAAAGCAACTGTTTTAGGGACCAATCATCGATAAAGTGCAGAAAAACCGTGCACTTAGACTCATTTTCAAGATTCTGAACCCCTGCTGGATTCACTCTCACATTTTTTGAATCTTGTGTTTGACTTGCGATTTTTTTCCGGCTTTCATCGCCACTTCACCCTGAGTGGTGGGATATCCAAGTTGGCCAAAGGACTCTGACTGTAAATCAGCCGGGCTCAGCCCTTCGGGGGTTCGAATCCCTCTCCCACCACCATTTTTACCTCCAATCTTCACTCAAATACCATTGCGCGCTCCATCAGAGGTGTTGAAGGATGGGAACCACAAAGAGGTTCGTTACAAATAGTATAAAGTGATAATCCTTTTCCATGCAATCACTTGCGAATCACCCTCACACCCCAGGTGAATTCCAAAAAAAAGACCCGCTCTTCCGAGCGGATCTTCACAAATTCATCAACAAAGCGGATTTTTCAGGAGCGTGACTCCAACGGTTCATATTCCCGCAGCACGGCCCCAGTGTAAATCTGACGCGGCCGATGAATGCGTGAACGCGGGTTCGTGGCGATTTCATACCAGTTTGCAATCCAGCCCGGCAAACGACCAATTGCAAACATGACCGTGAACATGTCCACCGGAATTCCAGCGGCCTTGAGGATGATGCCGCTGTAAAAATCCACATTGGGATACAGCTTGCGCTCAATGAAATACTCATCGTTAAGTGCCGCCTGCTCAAGATTGTGTGCGATCTCAAGCAATGGGTCATTCAATCCCAGCTTGTTCGTCAAGGTATCCGCCACCTTTCCGATAATCTTGGCACGTGGATCGTAGTTCTTGTAGACGCGGTGTCCAAATCCCATCAACTTGGCTTTGCCGTCCTTCGCTGCCTGGATAAAATCTTTTCCATCGTCGCCCTCACTGTGAATCTTTTCAAGCATGCGAACTACGGCCGTATTTGCCCCTCCATGGAGAGGTCCCCAAAGCGCACAAACGCCAGCCGCCACCGAAGCAAACAGGTTTGCCCCGCTTGATGCCACCATGCGAACCGTAGAGGTCGAACAATTTTGCTCATGGTCTGCATGCAACAGCAGGAACAAGTCCAACGCCTTGGCAACACCATGTTCGTCCACATATTCGTTGTAAGGCTCGGAGAACATCATGTGCAGGAAGTTCGACGCATACGGAAGATCCGAACGCGGATAAACAAAGGGCAGCCCCATTTGCTTGCGATACGCCATCGCCGCAATCGTGCGTACCTTCGAAATCAGCAGTGCAGCCGCATCGTCAAAAAACTCGATGTCCTGCTCGCGATTGTTGGACGCCATTTTGGGGTAATAACACCCCAGCGCATTCAACATCGACGAAAGAATCGCCATGGGGCGGGCCTCAGAGGAAAACCCGTCAAACAGGCTGTTCATGTTGGTATTGATCGCCGCATTGGTGCGAATGCGGGTGCGGAACTGATTCAGCTGATCCGCCGAGGGAAGCTCTCCGTAAATGATGAGATAGGCAGTCTCGATGAACCCGGAATTTTCCGCCAGATCTTCAATCGCGTATCCCCGGTTTCGAAGGATGCCCTTTTCGCCATCAATATAAGTAATCGCGCTCTCACAGGAACCCGTATTCCCATAGCCCTCATCGAACGTGATGTGCCCACTATCCGACCGAAGCTGACGCACATCAATGGCATTCTCATTTTCGGTACCGGTAATAATGGGGTAGGTGTAGGACTTCTCTCCAATGGTAATGGTAGCTGTTTTATCCATAATTTTTGCCGCTTGAACTGGTCTAAGTTGGGTAAGATCGAATGAGGGTCAAGCCCGACTCAGTCTCAAGAAGTTTTCGTAAATTTGCAATCCGATAGCCTGACTTTTTTCCGGATGAAACTGCACAGCATAGCAATTTCCGCTGCGAACGGCACTGACAAAGGGATGACCGTGATCAGTCCATCCCCAGGCCATTGAATCCTCTTCGGGCACAACAAAGAAACTGTGGTCAAAGTAGAATTGAGGTTCTCCTTCAAGCAACCCTTTATCCATCACGGTATCCAATCGATGGAACTGAACGGCATTCCACCCCATGTGGGGGATCTTATACGGCTGCGAGAGCTGAAACCGCCTCACCACACCGGGCAGGATGTTCAGTCCCTTCGCATCATACTCTTCGGATCGCTCAAACAAGGCCTGCAATCCCAAACATACCCCAAGAAACGGGCGGTTTTCGCGAATCCAGGAACGCACCCAGTCCGCCATGCCGCGATGATGCAAACCACGCATGCAATCCCCAAGGGCACCAACCCCGGGAAGCACGGCATGATCAAAGGCATCCGGGTCGGCGGGTTCACTCAGCAACACCGGCACTCCCCCCACTTTTTCGAGTGCTTTGCACACCGAGTGAAGGTTGCCCATGCCATAATCTATCACGGCAACTTTATGCATGGCAGCTTCCTGAATCACAGCATGCCTTTTGTGGAAGGGATTTCTCCCTCGATCCGTGGATCCAGACGAGTTGCCTGATCCAGCGCACGTGCAAATGCCTTGAATTGTGCTTCTGCAATGTGGTGCGGCTCATCGCCATACTGCAGCGTCAAGTGCAGGTTCATGCCCATCGCATTTGCAAATCCCTGGAAAAACTCCCGAAGCAGCAAGGTATTAAAATCCCTCACAAAAGTGACCTCGTATCGCACACGGTAAACAAGGAAAGCGCGGTTACTCAGGTCGAGGGCGCAGCTGACCAGTGTTTCATCCATGGGAAGCTCCATGGAGCCATAGCGCACAATACCACGTTTCTCACCCAGTGCTGCACGAAAGGCTTCCCCCAGTGCAATGCCAAGGTCTTCCACAAGGTGGTGATAATCCACATCCAGGTCACCCGTTGCCTTCAAATTGAGATCGAATCGGCCGTGCTTGCAGAACAGGGTCAGCATGTGATCCATGAAAGGTACGCCGCAGGTACCTTCAAAGGAACCAACTCCATCCACCTTCAGCTCGAGGTGAATCTGGGTTTCGTGTGTATTACGGTCGAGAGTTGCTATGCGCGCTTTGTCCATTGTTGCAGTTGGTCTTGGACCCGGTCCATTTGCTCGGGCGTCCCGATCGAGATCCGTAATCCGGACGCAATCAGGGGGTGATTGGAAAAATACCGCACCAAAATGCGGTTCTCAACCAGAAACGCATAAAGTGACTGGGCAATTTCAGGACTGGAGCACTGCTGGGGATCTACCGGGATGGT
It encodes:
- a CDS encoding citrate synthase, translated to MDKTATITIGEKSYTYPIITGTENENAIDVRQLRSDSGHITFDEGYGNTGSCESAITYIDGEKGILRNRGYAIEDLAENSGFIETAYLIIYGELPSADQLNQFRTRIRTNAAINTNMNSLFDGFSSEARPMAILSSMLNALGCYYPKMASNNREQDIEFFDDAAALLISKVRTIAAMAYRKQMGLPFVYPRSDLPYASNFLHMMFSEPYNEYVDEHGVAKALDLFLLLHADHEQNCSTSTVRMVASSGANLFASVAAGVCALWGPLHGGANTAVVRMLEKIHSEGDDGKDFIQAAKDGKAKLMGFGHRVYKNYDPRAKIIGKVADTLTNKLGLNDPLLEIAHNLEQAALNDEYFIERKLYPNVDFYSGIILKAAGIPVDMFTVMFAIGRLPGWIANWYEIATNPRSRIHRPRQIYTGAVLREYEPLESRS
- the hisB gene encoding imidazoleglycerol-phosphate dehydratase HisB, with protein sequence MDKARIATLDRNTHETQIHLELKVDGVGSFEGTCGVPFMDHMLTLFCKHGRFDLNLKATGDLDVDYHHLVEDLGIALGEAFRAALGEKRGIVRYGSMELPMDETLVSCALDLSNRAFLVYRVRYEVTFVRDFNTLLLREFFQGFANAMGMNLHLTLQYGDEPHHIAEAQFKAFARALDQATRLDPRIEGEIPSTKGML
- the hisH gene encoding imidazole glycerol phosphate synthase subunit HisH — protein: MHKVAVIDYGMGNLHSVCKALEKVGGVPVLLSEPADPDAFDHAVLPGVGALGDCMRGLHHRGMADWVRSWIRENRPFLGVCLGLQALFERSEEYDAKGLNILPGVVRRFQLSQPYKIPHMGWNAVQFHRLDTVMDKGLLEGEPQFYFDHSFFVVPEEDSMAWGWTDHGHPFVSAVRSGNCYAVQFHPEKSQAIGLQIYENFLRLSRA